In Luteimonas sp. MC1750, the following proteins share a genomic window:
- the surE gene encoding 5'/3'-nucleotidase SurE — protein sequence MKILVSNDDGVDAPGIHALAAGLRAAGHEVTVVAPDRDRSGASNSLTLDLPLQAVQLDAGTWRVHGTPTDCVHVAITGMLDHDPDIVVSGINNTANLGDDVIYSGTVAAAMEGRFLGLPAVAVSLVTRDHQGRHYDTAARAAVEIVARLRADPLPADTILNVNVPDLPWSEIEGFEVTRLGNRHRAEACIPAQDPRGRHFWWIGGAGAEADSGPGTDFHAVRTRHIAITPIQVDLTRYQALEQVAAWVGGLEEALRNGGQA from the coding sequence ATGAAAATCCTCGTTAGCAACGACGACGGCGTCGACGCCCCCGGCATCCACGCACTCGCCGCCGGCCTGCGGGCCGCGGGCCACGAGGTCACCGTCGTCGCCCCCGATCGCGACCGCTCCGGCGCCAGCAATTCGCTGACGCTCGACCTGCCGCTGCAGGCCGTGCAGCTCGACGCCGGCACCTGGCGCGTGCACGGCACGCCGACCGACTGCGTGCACGTCGCGATCACCGGCATGCTCGACCACGACCCTGACATCGTGGTCTCCGGCATCAACAACACCGCCAACCTCGGCGACGACGTCATCTATTCCGGCACCGTCGCCGCGGCGATGGAAGGCCGCTTCCTGGGCCTGCCCGCGGTCGCGGTGTCGCTGGTCACCCGCGACCACCAGGGCCGGCACTACGATACCGCCGCCCGCGCCGCGGTCGAGATCGTCGCGCGCCTCAGGGCCGATCCGCTGCCGGCCGACACCATCCTCAACGTCAACGTGCCGGACCTGCCGTGGTCGGAGATCGAGGGCTTCGAGGTCACGCGCCTGGGCAACCGCCACCGCGCCGAAGCCTGCATCCCGGCGCAGGACCCGCGCGGACGCCACTTCTGGTGGATCGGCGGCGCCGGTGCCGAAGCGGATTCCGGCCCGGGTACCGATTTCCACGCCGTGCGCACCCGCCACATCGCCATCACCCCGATCCAGGTCGACCTGACGCGCTACCAGGCGCTGGAGCAGGTCGCGGCCTGGGTCGGTGGCCTCGAGGAGGCCCTGCGCAACGGAGGGCAGGCATGA
- the ispD gene encoding 2-C-methyl-D-erythritol 4-phosphate cytidylyltransferase, with translation MTWAVVPAAGRGTRFGGEVPKQYLQAGGEPLLVHSLRALFAHPSVQGVVVALADGDAHWQGWSDGSGRPVIACTGGGSRAESVLAGLAALPGDVREDAFVLVHDAARPNLQLADLAALLERGREDPVGAILATPVRDTLKRAGDDGGIDATEPRERLWRAQTPQLFRRLQLRRALDAAAADGIEVTDEAMAMERQGLRPLLVEGAEDNIKVTTPADLAYFEFLLERRGP, from the coding sequence ATGACCTGGGCCGTGGTCCCGGCCGCCGGGCGCGGCACGCGCTTCGGGGGCGAGGTGCCCAAGCAGTACCTGCAGGCCGGCGGTGAGCCGCTGCTCGTGCACAGCCTGCGCGCGCTGTTCGCGCATCCGTCGGTGCAGGGCGTGGTGGTGGCGTTGGCCGACGGCGACGCGCACTGGCAGGGCTGGAGCGACGGCAGCGGCCGCCCGGTGATCGCCTGCACCGGCGGCGGGAGCCGCGCCGAATCGGTGCTGGCAGGCCTGGCCGCGCTGCCCGGCGACGTGCGCGAGGACGCTTTCGTGCTGGTGCACGACGCGGCGCGCCCGAACCTGCAGCTGGCCGACCTTGCCGCGTTGCTCGAGCGCGGCCGCGAGGATCCGGTGGGCGCGATCCTGGCCACGCCCGTGCGCGACACGCTCAAGCGCGCCGGCGACGACGGCGGCATCGACGCCACCGAGCCGCGCGAGCGCCTGTGGCGCGCGCAGACGCCGCAGTTGTTCCGCCGCCTGCAGCTGCGCCGGGCGCTGGACGCCGCGGCCGCCGACGGCATCGAGGTCACCGACGAGGCCATGGCCATGGAGCGCCAGGGCCTGCGGCCGCTGCTGGTCGAGGGCGCCGAGGACAACATCAAGGTGACCACGCCGGCCGACCTGGCCTATTTCGAATTCCTGCTGGAAAGGAGGGGCCCGTGA
- the parE gene encoding DNA topoisomerase IV subunit B, which translates to MSARYDAADIEVLSGLDPVKRRPGMYTDTARPNHLAQEVIDNAVDEALAGHARAISVTLYRDGSCEVSDDGRGMPVDIHPEEKVPGIELIMTRLHAGGKFSNRNYAFSGGLHGVGVSVVNALSTLVEVHIKRDGNEYRMAFQDGNVSSGLDVVGAVGKRNTGTRLRFWPDPKYFDTPKFNLRALRHLLRAKAVLAPGLTVTLFDEASGERDEWHYADGLRDYLAGELLGREPVPPQLFLGSLKKDTEMVDWAAAWIPEGELVQESYVNLIPTAQHGTHVNGLRSGFTDALRKFCEFRSLLPRGVKLAPEDVWDRVSFVLSLKMSDPQFSGQTKERLSSRQAAGFIEGAAEDAFTLWLNSHVDLGEKIAQLAIDRASARLKTEKQIVRKKVTQGPALPGKLADCISQDLSRTELFLVEGDSAGGSAKQARDKDFQAILPLRGKILNTWEVASTSVLASEEVHNLAIAIGCDPGKDDISGLRYGKVVILADADSDGLHIATLLAALFLRHFPALVRAGHVFVAMPPLYRVDVGKQVFYALDEEEKRLLLEKIARDKLKGQVNVTRFKGLGEMNPPQLRESTIHPDTRRLVQLTVDEPEETRLLMDMLLAKKRASDRKSWLEEKGDLATLEV; encoded by the coding sequence ATGAGCGCACGCTACGACGCCGCCGATATCGAAGTCCTGTCCGGCCTGGACCCCGTCAAGCGCCGTCCGGGCATGTACACCGACACCGCGCGGCCGAACCATCTGGCACAGGAAGTCATCGACAATGCCGTCGACGAGGCCCTCGCCGGGCACGCGCGCGCGATCTCGGTGACGCTGTACCGGGACGGCAGCTGCGAAGTCTCGGATGACGGCCGCGGCATGCCGGTCGACATCCACCCCGAGGAAAAGGTCCCGGGCATCGAGCTGATCATGACCCGGCTGCACGCCGGCGGAAAATTCAGCAACCGCAACTACGCCTTCTCGGGCGGCCTGCATGGCGTCGGCGTCAGCGTGGTCAACGCGCTGTCGACCCTGGTCGAAGTGCACATCAAGCGCGACGGCAACGAATACCGGATGGCCTTCCAGGACGGCAACGTGTCCAGCGGCCTCGACGTCGTCGGCGCCGTGGGCAAGCGCAACACCGGCACCCGCCTGCGCTTCTGGCCGGACCCGAAGTACTTCGACACGCCGAAGTTCAACCTGCGCGCGCTGCGCCACCTGCTGCGCGCCAAGGCCGTGCTGGCACCCGGCCTCACCGTCACCCTGTTCGACGAGGCCAGCGGCGAGCGCGACGAGTGGCACTACGCCGACGGCCTGCGCGACTACCTGGCGGGCGAGCTGCTGGGCCGCGAGCCCGTGCCGCCGCAGCTGTTCCTGGGCAGCCTGAAGAAGGACACCGAGATGGTGGACTGGGCGGCCGCGTGGATCCCGGAGGGCGAGCTGGTGCAGGAGAGCTACGTCAACCTGATCCCGACCGCCCAGCACGGCACCCACGTCAACGGCCTGCGCTCCGGCTTCACCGACGCGCTGCGCAAGTTCTGCGAGTTCCGCAGCCTGCTGCCGCGCGGCGTGAAGCTGGCGCCGGAAGACGTCTGGGACCGGGTCAGCTTCGTGCTCAGCCTGAAGATGAGCGACCCGCAGTTCAGCGGCCAGACCAAGGAACGCTTGAGCTCGCGCCAGGCTGCCGGGTTCATCGAGGGCGCGGCCGAGGACGCCTTCACCCTGTGGCTCAACAGCCATGTCGATCTGGGCGAAAAGATCGCCCAGCTCGCCATCGACCGCGCCAGCGCGCGGCTGAAGACCGAGAAGCAGATCGTCCGCAAGAAGGTGACCCAGGGCCCGGCGCTGCCCGGCAAGTTGGCGGACTGCATCAGCCAGGACCTGTCGCGCACCGAGCTGTTCCTGGTCGAGGGCGACTCGGCCGGCGGCAGCGCCAAGCAGGCCCGCGACAAGGACTTCCAGGCCATCCTGCCGCTGCGCGGCAAGATCCTGAACACCTGGGAGGTCGCGTCGACCAGCGTGCTGGCCAGCGAGGAAGTGCACAACCTTGCCATCGCCATCGGCTGCGACCCGGGCAAGGACGACATCTCGGGCCTGCGCTACGGCAAGGTGGTGATCCTGGCCGACGCCGATTCCGACGGCCTGCACATCGCGACCCTCCTGGCGGCGCTGTTCCTGCGCCACTTCCCGGCGCTGGTGCGCGCCGGGCACGTGTTCGTGGCGATGCCGCCGCTGTACCGCGTCGACGTGGGCAAGCAGGTGTTCTACGCGCTCGACGAGGAGGAGAAGCGCCTGCTGCTGGAGAAGATCGCGCGCGACAAGCTGAAGGGCCAGGTCAACGTCACCCGCTTCAAGGGCCTGGGCGAGATGAACCCACCGCAGCTGCGCGAGTCGACCATCCATCCCGACACCCGCCGCCTGGTACAGCTGACCGTCGACGAGCCCGAAGAGACCCGGCTGCTGATGGACATGCTGCTGGCGAAGAAGCGCGCCTCCGACCGCAAGTCCTGGCTGGAGGAAAAGGGCGACCTGGCCACGCTGGAGGTCTGA
- the kdsA gene encoding 3-deoxy-8-phosphooctulonate synthase — protein MKLCGFDVGLDQPFFLIAGPCVVESEQLQLDVAGRLKEITAALGINFIFKSSFDKANRTSGTAFRGPGMEEGLRVLGEVKRQIGVPVLTDVHEYTPMDEVASVVDVLQTPAFLVRQTDFIRKVCAAGKPVNIKKGQFLSPWDMKPVVEKAKATGNPDIMVCERGASFGYNNLVSDMRSLAVMRDTGCPVVFDATHSVQLPGGQGTSSGGQREFVPVLARAAIAVGVAGVFMETHPDPAKALSDGPNAWPLDRMRALLETMLELDAVTKRAGFLESQI, from the coding sequence ATGAAACTCTGTGGATTCGACGTTGGCCTCGACCAGCCGTTCTTTCTCATCGCCGGCCCCTGCGTGGTCGAAAGCGAGCAGCTGCAGCTGGACGTGGCCGGGCGGCTGAAGGAGATCACCGCGGCGCTGGGGATCAACTTCATCTTCAAGTCGAGCTTCGACAAGGCCAACCGCACCTCGGGCACCGCGTTCCGCGGGCCGGGCATGGAGGAAGGCCTGAGGGTGCTCGGCGAGGTGAAGCGGCAGATCGGCGTGCCGGTGCTGACGGACGTGCACGAGTACACGCCGATGGACGAGGTCGCGAGCGTCGTCGACGTGCTGCAGACCCCGGCCTTCCTGGTGCGCCAGACCGACTTCATCCGCAAGGTCTGCGCCGCCGGCAAGCCGGTGAACATCAAGAAAGGCCAGTTCCTGTCGCCGTGGGACATGAAGCCCGTGGTCGAGAAGGCAAAGGCCACCGGCAACCCGGACATCATGGTCTGCGAGCGCGGCGCCAGCTTCGGCTACAACAACCTGGTCAGCGACATGCGCAGCCTCGCGGTGATGCGCGACACCGGCTGCCCGGTCGTGTTCGATGCCACCCATTCGGTGCAGCTGCCGGGCGGGCAGGGCACCTCCAGCGGCGGCCAGCGCGAGTTCGTGCCCGTGCTGGCGCGCGCGGCCATTGCCGTCGGCGTCGCCGGCGTCTTCATGGAAACCCACCCGGACCCCGCCAAGGCGCTGAGCGACGGCCCGAACGCCTGGCCGCTGGACAGGATGCGCGCGCTGCTTGAAACCATGCTCGAACTGGATGCCGTCACCAAGCGTGCCGGTTTCCTGGAAAGCCAGATTTAA
- the ftsB gene encoding cell division protein FtsB, which produces MRTLRIVLVVLVALLAWLQYRLWFGSGGTQEVAGLQAQVEQQARQNDGLRDRNAALAAEVADLKSGEAAIEERARAELGMIRPGETFYRVVERTPPAPAADASPSDADEGETR; this is translated from the coding sequence ATGCGCACGCTGCGGATCGTGCTGGTCGTGCTGGTCGCGCTGCTGGCGTGGCTGCAGTACCGGCTGTGGTTCGGCAGCGGCGGCACGCAGGAGGTCGCCGGGCTGCAGGCCCAGGTCGAGCAGCAGGCACGGCAGAACGATGGCCTGCGCGACCGCAATGCGGCGCTGGCGGCCGAGGTCGCCGACCTGAAATCAGGCGAGGCGGCGATCGAGGAGCGCGCACGCGCCGAGCTGGGCATGATCCGGCCCGGGGAAACGTTTTACCGGGTGGTCGAGCGCACGCCGCCCGCGCCCGCTGCGGACGCCTCCCCGTCGGACGCGGACGAAGGAGAGACGCGATGA
- a CDS encoding Smr/MutS family protein, translating to MAGRDDTHDDDEDAALFRAAIGPVRELPATPVPPERPRPRPRARMAERDEAQAREDFRLGRGEGFSIERGDVLSHRREQVPPRTLKRLSQGLYAAQDELDLHHSDAATAEILLRRFLGEARDAGYGCVRVVHGKGINSDDSLPVLKNVVDRILRHRADVLAFHSAPPAQGGTGAVLVLLARR from the coding sequence ATGGCCGGACGCGATGACACGCACGACGACGACGAGGATGCCGCGCTGTTCCGCGCGGCGATCGGTCCGGTGCGCGAACTGCCCGCCACGCCGGTGCCCCCCGAGCGGCCACGCCCCCGACCGCGCGCGCGCATGGCCGAGCGCGACGAGGCGCAGGCGCGCGAGGATTTCCGCCTGGGCCGCGGCGAGGGTTTCTCGATCGAGCGCGGCGACGTGCTGTCGCACCGGCGCGAGCAGGTGCCGCCGCGCACCCTCAAGCGGCTGTCACAGGGGCTCTATGCCGCGCAGGACGAACTCGACCTACACCACAGCGATGCAGCCACCGCTGAAATCCTGCTGCGCCGATTCCTGGGCGAGGCGCGCGACGCCGGCTACGGCTGCGTGCGCGTGGTGCACGGCAAGGGCATCAATTCCGACGACAGCCTGCCGGTGCTGAAGAACGTGGTCGACCGCATCCTGCGCCATCGCGCGGACGTGCTGGCCTTCCATTCCGCGCCTCCCGCCCAGGGCGGGACCGGCGCGGTGCTGGTGCTGCTCGCGCGGCGCTGA
- the ispF gene encoding 2-C-methyl-D-erythritol 2,4-cyclodiphosphate synthase — MTIRIGHGYDVHAFGEGDHVMLGGVRVPHDRGLVAHSDGDVILHALCDAILGALALGDIGLHFPPSEARWKGADSRALLRHCVALAAGRGWKAGNIDATVICERPRVGPHAQAMREAIAADLGIALDAVSVKATTSERLGFIGREEGIAAQAVCLLVEA; from the coding sequence GTGACCATCCGCATCGGCCACGGCTACGACGTGCATGCTTTCGGCGAGGGCGACCATGTGATGCTCGGCGGGGTGCGCGTGCCGCATGACCGTGGGCTCGTCGCGCACAGCGACGGCGACGTGATCCTGCATGCACTGTGCGATGCGATCCTCGGTGCGCTGGCGCTGGGCGACATCGGCCTGCACTTCCCGCCGTCCGAAGCGCGCTGGAAGGGCGCCGACAGCCGCGCGCTCCTGCGCCACTGCGTGGCGCTCGCCGCCGGGCGCGGCTGGAAGGCCGGCAACATCGACGCCACGGTGATCTGCGAGCGACCCAGGGTCGGCCCGCACGCGCAGGCCATGCGCGAGGCGATCGCGGCCGACCTCGGCATTGCGCTCGACGCGGTCAGCGTCAAGGCCACCACCAGCGAGCGCCTGGGCTTCATCGGTCGCGAGGAGGGCATCGCCGCGCAGGCGGTCTGCCTGCTGGTCGAGGCCTGA
- the truD gene encoding tRNA pseudouridine(13) synthase TruD, translated as MSTDLPRAHGAPVLAARIRVTPEDFDVTELDGFEASGVGEHLLLTIEKRGMNTAFVARLLAEWAGVDERAIGYAGLKDRHAVTRQRFSVQLPGRTAPDNAALERDDQATGQRLRVLGQARHSRKLPRGALDGNRFVLVLRGVAGGHEAIDERLQAIAARGVPNYFGEQRFGHGGGNVDKAGRMFAGLRVRREERTLLLSAARSELFNRVLAARVAGGSWDQGLDGEAWMLDGSRSVFGPEPWSDALAARLAAFDIHPSAPLWGRGELRSAGAAQALERDAIADAASLALRAGLEAAGLAQERRATRLRPASLEWQWREADALELRFSLPAGTYATSVLAELGPVQEPGAPRLPPVGN; from the coding sequence ATGAGCACGGACCTGCCGCGCGCCCACGGCGCGCCGGTGCTGGCCGCGCGCATCCGCGTCACGCCCGAGGATTTCGATGTCACCGAACTCGATGGCTTCGAGGCCAGCGGCGTCGGCGAGCACCTGCTGCTGACCATCGAGAAGCGCGGCATGAACACTGCCTTCGTCGCACGGCTGCTGGCCGAATGGGCCGGCGTCGACGAGCGCGCGATCGGCTATGCCGGCCTCAAGGACCGGCACGCGGTCACCCGCCAGCGCTTCAGCGTGCAGCTTCCGGGACGCACCGCGCCCGACAACGCCGCGCTGGAACGCGACGATCAGGCCACGGGGCAGCGGCTGCGGGTGCTTGGCCAGGCCCGGCATTCGCGCAAGCTCCCGCGTGGCGCGCTGGACGGGAACCGCTTCGTGCTCGTGCTGCGCGGGGTCGCCGGCGGGCACGAGGCGATCGACGAGCGGCTGCAGGCGATCGCCGCGCGGGGCGTGCCCAACTACTTCGGCGAACAGCGCTTCGGCCACGGCGGCGGCAACGTCGACAAGGCCGGGCGCATGTTCGCCGGCCTGCGCGTGCGCCGCGAGGAGCGCACGCTGCTGCTGTCGGCGGCGCGCTCGGAGCTGTTCAACCGGGTGCTGGCGGCCCGCGTCGCCGGTGGCAGCTGGGACCAGGGCCTGGACGGCGAGGCCTGGATGCTCGACGGCAGCCGCAGCGTGTTCGGGCCCGAGCCCTGGAGCGACGCGCTCGCCGCGCGCCTGGCGGCGTTCGACATCCATCCCAGCGCGCCGCTGTGGGGCCGCGGCGAGCTTCGCAGCGCGGGCGCCGCGCAGGCGCTGGAGCGCGACGCGATTGCCGATGCCGCCAGCCTCGCGCTGAGGGCCGGCCTGGAAGCGGCGGGCCTGGCGCAGGAGCGCCGCGCCACCCGCCTGCGCCCCGCCAGCCTGGAATGGCAGTGGCGCGAGGCCGACGCTTTGGAGCTGCGCTTTTCGCTGCCCGCGGGCACCTACGCGACCTCGGTGCTGGCCGAACTCGGCCCGGTTCAAGAGCCGGGCGCGCCGCGCCTGCCGCCCGTCGGAAACTGA
- the eno gene encoding phosphopyruvate hydratase, whose product MTNIAKIHAREILDSRGNPTLEAEVTLVDGAFGRAMVPSGASTGTREAVELRDGDRTRYLGKGVTQAVGNVNGTIAEALKGFDAADQAGLDKRLIDLDGTDNKGRLGANALLGVSMAAAHAVAASRRIPLWQLLAGDRAPVLPVPMMNIINGGAHADNNVDLQEFMVLPVGFDSFSESLRAGTEIFHALKSVLKGHGLSTAVGDEGGFAPDLRSNVEALDTILEAIGKAGYRAGDDVLLGLDVASSEFYDNGKYHLVGEGKRLSAEQFTDFLASWSDQYPIVTIEDGMAEADWDGWKLLTQRLGDRVQLVGDDLFVTNPSIFRQGIDTGTANAILIKVNQIGTLTETLEAIAMADQAGYAAVVSHRSGETEDTTIADIAVATTATQIKTGSLCRSDRVAKYNQLLRIEESLGAQARFAGRDAFVSLKR is encoded by the coding sequence ATGACCAATATCGCCAAGATCCATGCCCGTGAAATCCTCGACAGCCGTGGCAATCCCACGCTGGAAGCCGAGGTGACCCTCGTCGATGGCGCGTTCGGTCGCGCCATGGTGCCCTCGGGCGCATCGACCGGAACCCGCGAGGCCGTGGAGCTGCGCGACGGCGACCGGACCCGCTACCTCGGCAAGGGCGTGACGCAGGCGGTGGGCAACGTCAACGGCACGATCGCCGAGGCGCTCAAGGGCTTCGACGCCGCCGACCAGGCCGGCCTCGACAAGCGCCTGATCGACCTCGACGGCACCGACAACAAGGGCCGGCTGGGCGCCAATGCGCTGCTGGGCGTGTCCATGGCCGCGGCGCACGCGGTGGCGGCCTCGCGCCGCATCCCGCTGTGGCAGCTGCTGGCCGGCGATCGCGCGCCGGTGCTGCCGGTGCCGATGATGAACATCATCAACGGCGGCGCGCATGCGGACAACAACGTCGACCTGCAGGAATTCATGGTGCTTCCGGTGGGCTTCGATTCGTTCTCCGAAAGCCTGCGCGCGGGTACCGAGATCTTCCACGCGCTGAAGTCGGTGCTGAAGGGCCACGGTCTGTCGACCGCGGTCGGCGACGAGGGCGGCTTCGCGCCCGACCTGCGCAGCAACGTCGAAGCACTCGACACCATCCTCGAAGCCATCGGCAAGGCCGGCTACCGCGCCGGCGACGACGTGCTGCTGGGCCTCGACGTGGCCTCCAGCGAGTTCTACGACAATGGCAAGTACCACCTGGTGGGCGAGGGCAAGCGCCTGTCGGCCGAGCAGTTCACCGACTTCCTGGCCTCCTGGAGCGACCAGTACCCGATCGTCACCATCGAGGACGGCATGGCCGAGGCCGACTGGGACGGCTGGAAGCTGTTGACCCAGCGCCTGGGCGATCGCGTGCAGCTGGTCGGCGACGACCTGTTCGTGACCAACCCGTCGATTTTCCGCCAGGGCATCGACACCGGTACCGCCAACGCGATCCTGATCAAGGTCAACCAGATCGGCACGCTGACCGAGACCCTGGAAGCCATCGCCATGGCCGACCAGGCCGGCTACGCCGCGGTGGTGTCGCACCGCTCCGGCGAGACCGAGGACACCACCATCGCCGACATCGCGGTGGCGACCACGGCCACCCAGATCAAGACCGGCTCGCTGTGCCGCAGCGACCGGGTGGCCAAGTACAACCAGCTGCTGCGCATCGAGGAGTCGCTGGGTGCCCAGGCGCGCTTTGCCGGTCGCGACGCCTTCGTTTCGCTGAAGCGCTGA
- a CDS encoding CTP synthase — protein sequence MTPLIFVTGGVVSSLGKGISAASLAAILEARGLRVTMMKLDPYINVDPGTMSPFQHGEVYVTDDGAETDLDLGHYERYVNVRLSGKNSITTGKIYEHVIRKERRGDYLGATVQVIPHITDEIKRCIDVATHGFDVALVEIGGTVGDIESLPFLEAIRQIRTERGPDKALFLHLTLVPYIAAAGELKTKPTQHSVKELRSIGIQPDVLLCRSEQPLPDSERRKIALFTNVSEKAVISVVDLDNIYKIPMWQQNQGLDAFVVERLRLADKAAPVADLSEWEAVVDATQHPIDEVTIAVVGKYVDHKDAYKSVAEALRHGGIRQRTRVNLKWVESQDIERHGAAATLEGVDGVLVPGGFGDRGFEGKVLTSKHARETGLPYFGICYGMQAAVVDFARHVAGLDGANSSENDRQTPHPVIGLITEWRTKTGEVERRGEDSDLGGTMRLGLQEQRLKPGTRARALYGKDVVAERHRHRYEFNNRYRTQLEDAGLVVSAKSMDDLLVEMIELADHPWFIACQAHPEFLSTPRSGHPLFIGFVRAARERRAGGKLLKEASA from the coding sequence ATGACTCCCCTGATCTTCGTCACCGGCGGTGTGGTGTCCTCGCTTGGCAAGGGCATCTCGGCGGCATCGCTGGCGGCCATCCTCGAAGCCCGCGGCCTGCGGGTGACGATGATGAAGCTCGATCCATACATCAACGTCGATCCGGGCACCATGAGCCCGTTCCAGCACGGCGAGGTCTACGTCACCGACGACGGCGCCGAGACCGACCTGGACCTCGGCCACTACGAGCGCTACGTCAACGTGCGCCTGTCGGGCAAGAACTCGATCACCACCGGCAAGATCTACGAGCACGTGATTCGCAAGGAGCGCCGCGGCGACTACCTGGGCGCCACCGTGCAGGTGATCCCGCACATCACCGACGAGATCAAGCGCTGCATCGACGTGGCCACCCACGGCTTCGACGTGGCCCTGGTCGAGATCGGCGGCACGGTGGGCGACATCGAGTCGCTGCCGTTCCTGGAGGCGATCCGCCAGATCCGCACCGAGCGGGGCCCGGACAAGGCCCTGTTCCTGCACCTGACCCTGGTGCCGTACATCGCCGCCGCCGGCGAGCTCAAGACCAAGCCCACCCAGCACTCGGTGAAGGAGCTGCGCTCGATCGGCATCCAGCCCGACGTGCTGCTGTGCCGCAGCGAGCAGCCGCTGCCCGACAGCGAGCGCCGCAAGATCGCCCTGTTCACCAACGTCTCCGAGAAGGCGGTCATCTCGGTGGTGGACCTGGACAATATCTACAAGATCCCGATGTGGCAGCAGAACCAGGGGCTGGACGCCTTCGTCGTCGAGCGCCTGCGCCTGGCCGACAAGGCCGCACCGGTGGCCGACCTGTCGGAGTGGGAGGCGGTGGTGGACGCCACCCAGCATCCGATCGACGAGGTCACGATCGCCGTGGTCGGCAAGTACGTCGACCACAAGGACGCCTACAAGTCGGTGGCCGAGGCCCTGCGCCACGGCGGCATCCGCCAGCGCACGCGGGTCAACCTGAAGTGGGTGGAGTCGCAGGACATCGAGCGCCACGGTGCCGCGGCCACGCTGGAAGGCGTCGACGGCGTGCTGGTGCCGGGCGGCTTCGGCGACCGCGGCTTCGAGGGCAAGGTGCTGACCTCTAAGCACGCGCGCGAGACCGGCCTGCCGTACTTCGGCATCTGCTACGGCATGCAGGCGGCGGTGGTCGACTTCGCGCGCCACGTGGCCGGGCTGGACGGCGCCAACAGCAGCGAGAACGACCGCCAGACCCCGCACCCGGTCATCGGCCTGATCACCGAGTGGCGCACCAAGACCGGCGAGGTCGAGCGCCGCGGCGAGGACAGCGACCTGGGCGGCACCATGCGCCTGGGCCTGCAGGAACAGCGCCTGAAGCCGGGCACCCGGGCGCGCGCGCTGTACGGCAAGGACGTGGTCGCCGAGCGCCACCGCCACCGCTACGAATTCAACAACCGCTACCGCACCCAGCTCGAGGACGCCGGCCTGGTGGTCAGCGCCAAGTCCATGGACGACCTGCTGGTCGAAATGATCGAGCTGGCCGACCACCCCTGGTTCATCGCCTGCCAGGCCCACCCCGAATTCCTCTCCACCCCGCGCAGCGGCCACCCGCTCTTCATCGGCTTCGTCCGCGCGGCGCGCGAGCGCAGGGCGGGCGGGAAGCTGCTGAAGGAGGCGAGTGCGTGA
- a CDS encoding globin produces the protein MNATTDPYADLHQSYGRCLRDKAFIGRFYEVFLASNPDVPAMFAHTDFSRQRMALRRGITMAIFHAGGSRVVERGINEMGGVHARDGRCPVPHALYRDWVESLLTVVREADPEADEALMARWSEAMGVVVDTFKARDGAAAVRPGPAQDGARGLFSRVVQGLRPRQG, from the coding sequence TTGAACGCGACCACCGATCCCTATGCCGACCTCCACCAGAGCTATGGCCGCTGCCTGCGCGACAAGGCGTTCATCGGCCGCTTCTACGAGGTCTTCCTGGCCAGCAACCCCGACGTTCCGGCGATGTTCGCGCACACCGATTTCAGCCGGCAGCGCATGGCGCTCCGCCGCGGCATCACCATGGCGATCTTCCACGCGGGCGGCAGCCGGGTGGTCGAGCGCGGGATCAACGAGATGGGCGGGGTGCACGCTCGGGACGGCCGCTGCCCGGTGCCGCATGCGCTGTACCGCGACTGGGTCGAGAGCCTGCTGACGGTGGTGCGCGAGGCGGATCCCGAGGCCGACGAGGCGCTGATGGCGCGCTGGAGCGAGGCCATGGGCGTGGTGGTCGACACGTTCAAGGCCCGCGACGGGGCCGCCGCGGTGCGTCCCGGGCCCGCGCAGGACGGCGCGCGCGGGCTGTTTTCACGGGTGGTGCAGGGCCTGCGGCCGCGGCAGGGCTGA